In a genomic window of Thiosocius teredinicola:
- a CDS encoding class I SAM-dependent methyltransferase produces the protein MEPEFWIDSWQERGSKTSFHRPDIHPYVIKHTPADYLAGKRVFVPLAGKSNDLDWFRRHAAYTTGVELVDSPIREFFDEHDLAYSVHDGRRYSVDKMAFLCADLFHLSRDEVGPVDLIYDRASLIAFPYDMRMRYLDKIDELSDPGTQILLITLEYEPRMETPPFSVTPDEVSEYYAERYAIEHIEWPDVPDHKMKYKFGLDFIREHAFILTRR, from the coding sequence ATGGAACCGGAATTCTGGATTGATTCATGGCAGGAACGGGGCAGCAAAACCAGCTTCCACCGACCGGACATTCATCCCTACGTAATCAAGCATACCCCGGCCGACTACCTGGCCGGCAAGCGCGTATTCGTGCCGTTGGCAGGGAAATCCAACGATCTCGATTGGTTTCGCCGGCACGCCGCCTACACAACCGGCGTGGAACTGGTCGACAGCCCGATACGCGAGTTCTTCGATGAACACGATCTCGCCTACAGCGTGCATGATGGGCGACGGTACAGCGTCGACAAGATGGCCTTTCTCTGCGCCGATTTGTTCCACTTGAGCAGAGACGAGGTCGGCCCGGTGGACCTGATCTACGATCGCGCCTCGCTGATCGCGTTTCCGTACGACATGCGGATGCGTTACCTCGACAAGATCGATGAGCTCTCAGACCCCGGCACACAGATCCTGCTGATAACGCTTGAGTACGAACCGCGCATGGAGACACCGCCGTTCTCGGTCACGCCCGACGAGGTCAGCGAGTACTATGCCGAGCGTTATGCAATCGAGCACATCGAATGGCCGGACGTACCCGACCACAAGATGAAGTACAAGTTCGGACTCGA